A segment of the Scophthalmus maximus strain ysfricsl-2021 chromosome 11, ASM2237912v1, whole genome shotgun sequence genome:
CACAGgatcacagaaaacacacacacatccctgtcCCCTGATCCATGTCCTTGAGGTGCATTCACAGCTTTAACGGGGTCAAGGCTGCTCAAGTTCAGGCTGCGCTCCCTCCTGGGGCGAAACCCACTGACCCTAATGACAGCATGTTGTCATGAGGGAAGAGGTCAAGGGATTTGAGTTAATCAGAATAAGAGCAATGAGACTGCTGACCAATAATTATAAATGAAAGGGTTTTAACAGCATGTACTGAAGAGTTtcaaaagtatatatatatatattagcccTCTGGAACATGTTCTCTGTCACcgtttgtgttaatgtttgagGACATTGTCAAAATTCCTACCAGTGAGGTATGTCATATCCCGAGGCCGCAAGTGAAACACAATCAGTAACATTACTGCGTACAAGACACTCAACAGGGatccctctcactcacacacacacacacacacacacacacacacacacacacacacacacacacacacacacacacacacacacacacacacacacacacacacacacacacacacacacacacacacacacacacacacacacacacacacacacacacagagagaggtagATAGAGACAGAGGACGCAGGCGTCTGCAGGTGGAGTGATCGTCTGCTCATTTTCTTTGAGAGGCTTGTTTAACCAGTGTTACTGGGAACTTCTCTCTTGAAGTCTGCTGTCCCTAcgtctctctgccctccactctcctcctccctggagcGATGCAGCTCTAAGTATTTAGGTGGGGAGGTGTCACATTAATGCATGTGGCCTGTTTATAGGAATGAGAAGGCAGCGTGAGGTGGGCTGCAAGCGTGTCTGAACACGGAGGGATTGTGGAGGAATTTACAGGTACGCCAATTCATGTGGGGATGAGGagtaaacacatttacagacaGATTAAGCTACACAATGTGTGGGGTAATATTTGCAgtagcttctttttttgctgaaaaagaAGACGAGTCAAATGTACAAAGGGAAGGAATCTTTGCCCCTGAGGAGGGGGCTGCAAACCTGACATGGAATCTTTGAGCAGATGTCATGAACAGTGAATGTTCtgcatgtatgcacacacaaactaaactaaaacacaGTAAAGGGTCTTAGACAGGCTTTTCTAACTTACATATCTCTACCCTGGGTAAACTTACACCCTtggcaacagaaagaaaaggcaagCTCATTTCACGCTTAGGCCCAGAGTTTCCAGCTGCACATGgttaacacactcacactttaaAATCAGAGCTCAGGGTTCAATGCAATTGACTTTGCTGTAATGCAGCAGGTAACAATCATCTGACCGGGGCTGGGATCCTAAGTCTCGCCTGTAAAGAATACTTCACTTTTTGTCAACTCAAAAGGGAGGGAAAGCATTAAAACACTGCGAGCCTTGGAGTAAATGGGGTCTCAACCATGAGCCCCTTGTGAAATCAACAATCCCTTTAGTAGGTCTGTGGACTGAAACCACtgcaaataattatttcaaaggaggaaatgagagagccTGCAATGGTGAACAGTTACTTTCGAGTGAGAGCAATACTGAACAATAAGGTTATAGTCCAACTTGAGGCCATTACCCTAATGAACAGTGATCTCAAGGGAAACACCAGCGAGACGATGCCATAATAAAACGATGACTTCACACATAAACCTCTTCTGTCAATCATTAGCAGATTTAATGTTCGCTGGTGGAGCACAGTACTTGCGGAGGCAGTACAGTTTTCACCAGCCATCTGGCGTCGCCCTCTCTTACATGCACGAGTGTTTCCATCACATCACAATGTGAATTAGAGCTTTAACCGGCAAAGAATTTTATCAGTCTGAGTCAGGtttgacatttcaatttgtTCCCTTATTTTCAGAGCCTGACTTGGCAGCTGCCTCCGTCTCACAGACATGTACCTATCGCAGACGTCGTCACTGGGCCGGCAGGACGACTTGAGGTGGTGGAATGATTTTTACCGTGGAGAGGAGCGTGAAAGCAAGCAGTGCTCACTCTGCAGCTACATCTGGGGATCGGAATTACAGAACccacttacaaaaaaaaacaaaccaaagacatGAGCACTCGAGAGAACGCAGCAGACCTCCATCAAGGCTGAGCAACCCCCcacctatatgctgtttcacccagAAGTTGCCTTtcatctgacctacatatttatataaatgtcaaagggtatttgtgaagatatcactcaaaatgttacattttgcCCTACAttgacatgttgaaaaaaaaatcctggatccagatccagatccctCCCAAAAGGTAATCACCTATTACCAGGCTGAGGACAATCTTTGATGAagttttcatgcaaatctgtcctGACTTTACAAGTAATCCTGccccacaaacacattcacagtcCTACAGTCTGAGGTCGGATTGCAGCAGATTTGGCCTGTTGCATTTACATAAAGACTAAATACCAACACACTGAGTCGGCTTTTCAGCTACTTCAAGCTGCGAGGAAGGTTCAGGTTGACAATAACCAGGATTGTCTTTTGTTCCTTGTCGTTTCCCTCCACTTTGCTCTTTGCTTTTCCCCATGCTCTCTTTTCATCCATCACCATGAGGCCTTATCTACACTGACAACCAGACAGCAGCTCACTGCTGCCTACCCGCAGTCCTTCATACACTGAAAACCACTCTGACTCAAGGTAGAAAGAACAGTTTGAACTTACAGTGAATAGTGTTTACAGACGCACCTCACACAGAATAAATGTAGTCTACCGACTGTCAAGtgaagttaaacaaaaaaaaacctttccagCTCATTAAAAGCGAAACCAAAAACCGCCAAGAATGACACACTGACAAAGTAAGTAAAGCCTAAAGAAACCGACCAGCGCCTAAAAACCCACGTTTACTCTTAGTCCACAACACCAGAAAACTCTATCACACAATGAGATGGATAACAAAAGTACATCTGGCCGACAAACTCTACGCATCGCAGCTCAACCACACACTTACCTTTTGCTGGCCTCACAGACGTCGGTGATGTTGGAGAAGAGGTGGTGGTGTTCAGTCTTGGTCATGGCCTCGCTGAGCTCCGCAGAGTTCTTGAACATGCGGATCAGGATCTCCAGACTGTGGAGATATGAGTGCTCTGACGAGATCACCTCAAAGATGGACTACAGAAGGGAGAaacggggaggaagaggaggaagagtttgtTCTTTTGTTCACCCCGAGCAATGTTTTGCTTCAGGTACCCCTCGAGGTCCCGACTCAGTACTAGCACATGTAAGCACTGACATCAGTCTCTTTATAAATAAATCCATCTGTCCCATGAGTCTTAATAATTATCTGAATGTAtgtcctttttcctctttacaaTCCATTCACCTTAAAGATATAATAGTCCATGCGGCATATTTCCTGCTGCACGCCTTTGATGGATTTTTATTGGTCTAGTGGAGCCTGAATGGTCCTCTATGTACTTCTTCACAAAGTGCATGTGTATTCCAAAATCTTACTCAGTGTAAAATATGATTCCCACCTCTTGTCTTTTGCGATCCTCTTGACTCATCCGATCAGACAGACCACTTTTCTTTAcctaaacagaaaaaaaacacttgatgaTCATTTCAAAAGTCAAGAAAAGATTTCAAACataaagtaagtgtgtgtgtgtgtgtgtgtgtgtgtgtgtgtgtgtgtgtgtgtgtgtgtgtgccaccgTCGTGACCACACAAATAAAGTACTTTGCATACAACACGGAATAGGGAGTCAATATAGTTGTAGTAGAAAATGTGGGGAAAAGAGATCTTCACCGAATGGAAGAGGCACGGGGCGAGTGCAGAAATGTGCTGTATCCACATTCTTAAAGTGACACGGGCAGCCCTTGTGCTCATTTTGAGAGCGTAAGCTGGTTGAAAGCAAACGGTTAAAAggaaagtgtatgtgtgtgttggtatgtgGACGGCAAGATGGCAAGATGAGCGATCTCTTGGAATGGACGGGGTGTGGAGAGCTGTTGGCTTAATCAGCCTGTGGCTTTTAAGACTGAAGGTAAGgctaaatagaaaaaacaagccTCCGTCTAAGGTTTCACCAGATACAACCACCATGGCCTGGGGCACATTCTCATTAGAATTTACCAGATCATACAAGCAGGCAGAAATCCAGAGAGGCCATCTTCGCTTTCTTTCATTACCTTCTCGTGATGTTTTGGTATAAAGGCCGAGGAAGTGATCctgctcctggaggagcctTCCTTCTCTCTAGTATCTGCCCTGAAGCCCTTCAGCCAACACtgagaacaaacaaacctgCTGCAGATTAAACATTCGCAGTGTCTCTTCCTTTCTATTCCTTTCACAAATACACCCGTTTCATTATTTACCACCCTTCTTTCCCTTCTGCCATATTCAATCCCCTAAATCAGCAGTGAATACAACCACATATAGCTGAAAGTTTTCAGCACGCCCTTCGGGCCTGAACTGAGCTTCAGCCTGCCTTGGAGTTTCGCTGGGTGCGGCTGGAACACAATCAATTAGgtatcattatttattcattaacatCAAAAAAGGAAGGCCAGCCTCAAATGATAAGACGTAGCTCAGAGACAGCTCCGCCCCCTGAAACTAAAGCAGATAGTTCCCGGAGGAATAGCATTTCTGGGAAGTGACATTTCATCAAACCCCTGATGAAAAGAAGGGATCTACGGGGACAGTTAAAGAAGGGAGGAGCCCAGTGAGAAGTGTCTTGCCGGCAAAGCAAAAACTGCACACGATGACAACTTGTCTATCTGGTTCTCGACTCCGCTGACACTGAGCCTATTTCCTGTAACACTCGGACAATGGCTGCATCATGCCAGCATTTCCTTGAGAACTGGAAAGCTAAGGAAGAATCCCACAGCATTACGTAGGACACTGCCAGGcgcaacacattcacacaccagcagatctgcagctgcagagcagcTGTGCTGGAAAAGAACGCTTACTTTGGCAGACTCCTGGTCTGCCTGGTAATATCAGATTGTGCTCAATTTACCTCCGTGTCTTGCTGACAAAGACGACCAGAGCCTTTTTTTCGGAACATTCTCCAGTTTCAATCCAACTTACGACAGTCTGCGTGCTTATTATTCTCTGCCCAGCAATTTCAGAACGAAtcaaaaaatgtctctgtctctgctacGAACTTCCTTTGCTCCCACACTGTCCCTCCTCAACAAGTAAACAAACAATTGGGAAATGCCTAAGTAGTAGACTAcattcccttcctctcttttcctctttcctcccattcCAATCGCTAACTACATGATGTAATGCAGAGCCAGCGCTCTTCTCTCTAGAGGCCACATTTTAAGCATATTTGCAGTCCGACAATTATGTCGAGTTTGCCAACAGGTCGGCGTTAGGCCAAGCGGTGCTTCCAAGACTTCCTGTGGGTCTGCCGActgtctgcctccctgcccAACGGACTCCTGAAAGAAATGCTCCCGTACTCCTTGATAAAGGCGGGAGCAGTGGGAGGATGGGTCTGGACTGCAGCTAAACTGGATATGACAGCATTCTTCGGAGCACTAGAATTCCAtggctcacaaacaaacacgttgGACGAAGAATGgaagcagctgtgtgtttgtgtgtgtgtgtgtgtgtgtgtgtgtgtgtgtgtgtgtgtgtgtgtgtgtgtgtgtgtgtgtgtgtgtgtgtgtgtgtgtgtgtgtgtgtgtgtgtgtgtgtgtgtgtgtgtgtgtgtgcgtgcgtgcgtgcgtgtgtgatgtcTGACCACACTGAGCTGGCTCCAGGAGGTGCGTATGGGTCTGTACTGCACCACGATGCCACGATCACCAGCGGAATCTCTCGAATCAGCATCCTCATCTGAATCGTTGTGCAAGGCCTTTTCCTGGTAGTTCTGATACAGCTCCTCCTCTGAAAGTGCATTGACAGAAAGATCCATCATgacacgtttttctttttttaaggaagatattgtttgtgtgcgagagagaaagggaaaaaaaccagAAAGCAAAGGAGTTCAAATGAAGCGGAAAGTATGGGGACGGAATACTTTCTCACCCTCACTGTCAAATGTCCGCTGAGAAGTCAAAACCTTCTTCTTATCTGGATTCTGAAAGGGAAATGCAGCataaatgttaatgaaaaacTGCGGGTCCGGccagataaacacacactttaaataGAAACAGGAGTTGTGAACCTCGGTCACCTGTCCATGGCCTTCCTGGTGACATCCTTCCATGACCCCTGTCTAATCACAGAGCCATTGTGTATCGGTGTCACATTACGTCATGTCTCCTAACAACCACATCAATTGTTTCCTTGTAAGGCCTTGTCTCAACCTCTGCTGCTGCTAAGTTTGCTCCACAATACAGAGTCTGTGTTTTCGAATTGGGACTGTATCCCCCAATATTGAAAGTTCATGTCGAAGCAATATTTGACCACAATCACATATGTTCCCATCAGATGGATTTTGATGAaccatgtcaaaaaaaatctaaatctgccACAGCAAAGGGGAAAAGGATATGTGCACGGCTGTCTGTGTGCACTAATAGACGAGTTCAGCAACAGGCATCCAGGAATGATTTGGTTCGCAGATTCAtttacttaacttttttttcttcttttggttactttaaaatgtgtgtaGAGCCAGTCAGGATATCACAGCACATAATCAAATATATACTTCCCCTTTGAACGCGAAATCACTTTTAAGGAAGAACACCTTACCCACCTTGTTCTTCCCAGTGCTGGTAGGCTTCTCTATCCCAGGGCTAGAAGGCTTAGAAAATCCGGGGCTGGTCAGTTTAGGTGTCCCAGGACTAGCAAGCTTGGGCGTCCTAGGCCTCGCAGGCTTGGCTGTTACTGGGCTCGTGAGGTTGACATTGCCGGGACTCGCTGGGTTCACCGGTGAAGCTGGCTTATCCAATTCTGGTCCTTGGATGAGCGGCTGGGACAACCGATGAACCTTGGGATCTACTCCTGGGACCTCTAAGTCGACTCCGCTCACGACAGCCCTCCTATAGGATGTACTCCTCAAGCCTCTCCTCAGTGTCCCCGGGCTCTCGCTCTCGCCCTCTGTCCCTTCACTGTGGTCCCTGCTTGTGGAAAAGTAGGCCCCTGTCTCCACCATACTGAGGGATTTCAACGCTCGCTTGGAATGGTCCAGCCCAAGCAGCCCGGCCAAACCTTGGCCAAGCTGCCCAGAGGGAGGCACCTTGCTCTGCCGCACATCAGATGCTAAACCCTTGGGAATGAGCTGCTGGGTGCCCATCTTCAGGGCCGCACGACTGTGGGTGCTGAgaatgatggagggagaaggagagatggatggagaaagagagggagaggccgAGGCggaagagatggaagaggaggaagaggcatgCCTGGTGTCCTGTGAGGAGGCCGGCGAGGGCGAAGACTGTTTCAGGAGTGCCTGTCCTCTGTCTGCCGGTGACGGGGAACGGGGCGTCGGGGggtctgaggaggtgagggaagacAGGGAGGGGATGCTGGAGATGGAGCTGTGGGAGGGCGTAGGGGTGCGacaggctggaggagaggagctggatgCAGATGAAAGGGAAGACAGTTCATGgtggttgtagttgttgttgttggtggtagGAGTGCATTGAGAaaggacaggagaggaacagTTGACAGGAAACGCTTCGGGTGAGGGGGAACTCGTCCCAAATGCTATCTCGTCTTTCTGTGTACTCAGAGTGAATGGACTGGACAGGCGTACGTGGGAGTCCAGGAGACGCTTTTCGGGCCACACCGTCTCTCCATTACTGCTTTTCCCCCTGTCGTGATCTCCATTACACACTCGATTGTCCAGTGAAGCAGATCTGCTGTCCTCGGACCTAAATCTGGACAGCGAGAAAAGTCCACTGGAGAGGTGCCCGATGCTGATGCTTCGAACAACGCGGGATTTCCTGGAGGGCTTGTGTAGGATGTGCTTCAGCACCACAAGGTTACTGCCCGAACATGGCGGGGCGGCCGCCAACTTCTCAGCAGGTTGGCCCGAGGTGAGGGAACACCTGTTGTCCTCCACGGGGAAGTCCGTCGTCGCGGCCCCGTTAATGTGGTAGCTGAAAGGTCGCGGCTTCGGTTTGCTGgagtcctgtttttttttgcccgtgCGCCGCCTCCACAGAGgagtgatgttgttgttgttggacagATCGACATCGTTGCCAATATCCATGGTCCCGACCTGCCTGGCGTGTCCTCTTCACTGTCCGTGCTCAAAGCCCAGGGGTCACAGTGCAAACACTGCAGCCCTGTAGTGACCTGACCTCCCCGCCTGAAAGATAGACGACGACAGGGCAAAACCAATCAGTATCACAGAGCTCGGTGCAGGGTCCAAATTCCAGAAGTTTACTCATTAACAGGGGTCCAGAGGCAGATACAGCAGCTAGACGCGGAGAACCATGAGTGCAAAACTTGTAATCCTTCTGCGTGTGGTTCACTGTGGAGAAGTGGCCCGATTACAGGCACACAGCGCTGACCTCACACTGTTAGTTGGGAGCACtcactgtaaatatgaatattccagatgggtgtttgtttttatctcctcGGTCACTTCACGTGTCAACAATTGGCTCTCCTGTTTGTCTCCCCGTGCAaaacacacgcaacacacacagagcaactgCAGCACAGAGGAGTTCCGGATTCAGGTGTGAAAGCAAATCATTTGTCAGTCGGTGGTTTTCACTCGAGCGTCGGGCTCCACTTACCTCTAGTCGGTGGATCTGCAGCAGAGTGCGCTCATGGCAGACTATACCTGCGCTCTCCGGGGgagccaaacaaaacacaaacacaactttctTCGGCCGAAAAACAAAAGCGAACGGGCCTAATCCCGCGTGGCACCCGAACCAAACTTAGGGTCTGTGAAGCCAGAGGGGGTTTGAGGAGCCGAGTCACTGAAGTGACTGTGGCCGGTCGCTGGGAGGCTGTTTCTGGAGAGCCGAGGTCTGAGGCTGCAGAGGAGCTtcaacgaggaggaggaggagggggaggatgaggaggagaagggggaggatgaggaggaggagggagaggagggagaggaggaggagggtctgcGTCTGACCTGGACACGCGCATGTAGAAAGACCGCTGTGCGTAATGTGGTCGACAAAGTGGAGTTTGGACAAGAAATGGCTGTAACGCGCGACTTTACATTCATCACTTATAAAGTTGCACAACGCTATAATGTAATCTGCACAAGGGGGGTTCAAGACGAACCAAGGTGTGGGAACAGTTTAATATTTCCCCGCATATGTGTTGtctttttcactattttacATCAAAGGCATACTTAAAcggtttctttgtttgttttcttccgtAGGCTATCATCAACTGATCCCACATGTCTGCAATCTGCATGTTTAAACGTATAATGGGCCATATACAGTGAGAAATAGGGATATTGTGTCAGTGGCATCATTGCCCCTATGATCACGTTTTGTTATGCATAGTTGGTCCAGGTGAGTCTGAAAATGCCCTTAGTTTTGTAAGttagtaagttttttttttgattaattctCGTTTTTGTACACACCTGCACAGATTCTGAATCACAGTCGGACCACTGGATCGACCGGTTGCTGTTGTGCGCCACCTTGTGTATTGTGGCGTCGTTGCAACAGGaaatcaaagctttttttttctaaatccctTTTTTGGGGTAAAGCATAACACTGATTTCCTGCTAAACATTTCGTAACAAATTCATTGTTTCTCTACCCATGTATTTATAGCCTCATCCTCCCTGATGATTCGGACTCCGCTCGTGTGTCCATAATAAATATCCCCTttgtctgctctgctgtgacATTTGCAGATGGTTCTGCGAAGAATTGAGTAAATAGCACATCATGAGGGATTTACAGCttttaataaaaatgcattGTGCAACTTGTGGCTGTGGTTGATTCACGCttcactggggaaaaaaaaaataggattgcgaaatttgaatgtgtgtgacaaacatgttttgatcCACAAATTGCTGAAATATTTGACCCGGGGAACTCCACAGGGCATGATTACTTTAGTGAGTTTAAAAGGTACATCCTTTCTTTTTAACTTAAATGTACCCAGGCtgaaatgtgagtgtgtgtgacatgtttcATGGATTGTGCATGTAGTTCACATATGTACCGCTGAGGGGCGCAGTTGTCATGATTACCAATAACTATTAGGCTGCTCAAAGCAGAGAGGTGATTTGGAGACTTATTCAAACACTGGTCACCAGTTGTGCTCTTTATGATTTTAGTCCAATTACAGACCAAGACAAATCTACTGTTTACGTAATGATCAGTGAATCATCATTAAAAGAACaactttttttatgtaaacatcAGCTGCATTGTGGAAATACATGTTTgcttatttttcaaatgtggaaGGGGAGACTTCACTGAGTAAAACACAAATCAGTGACAGATTATTAAACGTGTGTCACCTCTGCTTTATTCTGAAAAAAGCTTGATCAATGATCATTCTAATCATTCATTTCCCCCCGTTGATAGATGACACTTGTGTCATTGCCAAGTTACTCCTCCCACATACATCCACAATATTATTGTAACGTCGTCACATCACCGCCATTGCATAATCAGCAAGGCTCATATTAACACCGTCATCATAATCATATTCAGTTACTGCTACAGGAAACGGTTCACCCTATAGCAGCCTAATCGTCACACAGACCTCATGAGACTCTTGTTGTGCGACAATCCTCATAACATTCTATAGAGGAAGTCTTTCCTGTTGTATTGTTTAGAAGAGCTACATgtttcctcaaaaaaaaaagttgcttccTCTGTCATCAGACGTGAAACTCACCTCCAACTGGAAGGCCCAACTGCGAGTCCCCCGAGCCTGCGAACATCCGCCCGGATGAAGAGCTGTTGAGCGACATCGTGAATCTTCACACTTTTTCCTGTAACCAACTCTGACTCTGCATAATTGGAGCTTGtacctccagcttctcctgatATCTCTCAATATTCTTCcacagaaaaaggcaaaagcatTAGTTTTGTGCATCCGTGTGGACTTTTGCGTCTGAACAAAGTCTGTTCTGTTACAATTTGGAGCAGCAGAGTTGAGTTGAACAGAAGTAAGGTGGGAGAAAGTAACAGGACAACCTGacaggaaattttaaaaaaacaaatgtgattaATATGAATACAAGAGAAAGGATCCCACTAATGTCATTTCTGATTGCTGTGAAAACAAAGGTTGGACTTCTGTGGTTTGCTGGAGTTTGCAGTCCATCAACAAGAAGTACAGAGTCAATTTCAGAGACATGGTCTGTACAGAATGACAGGGAGTACATTAGGTGGTGGTGTTTGCTGAGTATGGTGGTGACATGTAAATGCTTTGCTGTCAGGTCTTTTCTTTTACACGGTAGATTTGATTTTGAGTTAAAGCTAACATTTCCTGGAGAGATGAGCAGTTGCAAAAGCAGAAATTAGTTCAACCTCGCTGGTCAGGGCAGATGAACTGTTTTTTCTGGCAGGGTTATGTTtgtggagaaaacaacaaaaagggaagagagagcaAAGTGCCACTGTGAACACTTGCAACCTTCCTGCTCACTCAAAATTAAAGTCACcaatagggttttttttccagtctgcTCATCGAAGTGGTCTAGTTATCATCAGATGAGTCATCTA
Coding sequences within it:
- the LOC118299069 gene encoding rho guanine nucleotide exchange factor 26, producing the protein MDIGNDVDLSNNNNITPLWRRRTGKKKQDSSKPKPRPFSYHINGAATTDFPVEDNRCSLTSGQPAEKLAAAPPCSGSNLVVLKHILHKPSRKSRVVRSISIGHLSSGLFSLSRFRSEDSRSASLDNRVCNGDHDRGKSSNGETVWPEKRLLDSHVRLSSPFTLSTQKDEIAFGTSSPSPEAFPVNCSSPVLSQCTPTTNNNNYNHHELSSLSSASSSSPPACRTPTPSHSSISSIPSLSSLTSSDPPTPRSPSPADRGQALLKQSSPSPASSQDTRHASSSSSISSASASPSLSPSISPSPSIILSTHSRAALKMGTQQLIPKGLASDVRQSKVPPSGQLGQGLAGLLGLDHSKRALKSLSMVETGAYFSTSRDHSEGTEGESESPGTLRRGLRSTSYRRAVVSGVDLEVPGVDPKVHRLSQPLIQGPELDKPASPVNPASPGNVNLTSPVTAKPARPRTPKLASPGTPKLTSPGFSKPSSPGIEKPTSTGKNKNPDKKKVLTSQRTFDSEEEELYQNYQEKALHNDSDEDADSRDSAGDRGIVVQYRPIRTSWSQLSVVKKSGLSDRMSQEDRKRQESIFEVISSEHSYLHSLEILIRMFKNSAELSEAMTKTEHHHLFSNITDVCEASKRFFKELEERHQQNIVIDDVSDIVYKHAQSNFDPYVTYCSNEVYQQRTLQRLVSKNPAFKEVLTRIEGHPDCRNLPMISFLILPMQRITRLPLLMDTICQKTPKDSAPYEECKKALQAVSKVVRKCNEGARTMERTEMMYTINSQLEFKIKPFPLVSSSRWMVKRGELKAFVEDNGIFLKRTSRQQVYFFLFNDVLIVTRKKSEESYTVIDYALRDQIWVGSCQLEDLNLSPVRSTTGMLSSRQAGANHLFRLRFRSNHSGEKVPMILGTELLNERARWISALGQNVTNNKSRDRMHAMQMEVIRTYTAKQPDELSLQVADVVLVSQTVEDGWCEGERLRDGERGWFLAECAEPITCQVTIERNMQRMDRLQGLETNV